Proteins from a single region of Rhodovibrio salinarum DSM 9154:
- a CDS encoding heme biosynthesis protein HemY: protein MTRALIFFAKVAILVFIAVWLANRPGDVLIQWYGWQVQTSVAILILFIVLIAALSAISWRMWGRVLGLPRGFKRGRSDRRMRKGYQALTQGMVAVAAGEPDEARRHARRADTLLSEPPLTMLLSAQAAQLNGDEQAAKRYFSRMLEDDDTRFLGLRGLLRQAEREGDLQGALEYARQAYDIRPQTPWVLNSLFDLSLKAGELERALEAVEESRKRNLIDRETARRRRAVILTELARKAQAEGKAAFARDYAKEALDLAPSLVPAAKVRAQLMIDEDRGRAAAKAIEKAWTHQPHPDLVALYLKARPAKTEKERYARVKRLTDKAPTHRESALALGRAALRAEQWADARRHLEAAGGEQPSEEVCRELAELAERQNDDREAARDWLRKATEAPADPAWLCTTCGAMADDWQAVCGHCGTFDSFAWQTPPRAGAGLAADETLARLETAGEGQPDVEDAEATDVTGKSDGPRQAAS from the coding sequence ATGACCCGCGCACTGATCTTTTTCGCCAAGGTTGCGATCCTCGTCTTCATCGCCGTCTGGCTCGCCAATCGGCCAGGAGACGTGCTGATCCAGTGGTACGGCTGGCAGGTACAGACGTCTGTTGCCATCCTGATCCTGTTCATCGTCCTGATCGCGGCGCTGTCGGCGATCAGCTGGCGGATGTGGGGCCGGGTCCTGGGGCTGCCGCGCGGCTTCAAGCGCGGCCGCAGCGATCGACGCATGCGCAAGGGCTACCAGGCTCTGACCCAGGGCATGGTGGCGGTTGCCGCGGGCGAGCCGGACGAGGCCCGGCGCCACGCCCGTCGCGCCGATACCCTGCTGTCCGAGCCGCCCCTCACGATGCTGCTGAGCGCCCAGGCCGCGCAGCTGAACGGCGACGAGCAGGCGGCCAAGCGCTACTTCTCGCGGATGCTGGAGGATGATGATACCCGCTTCCTCGGTCTGCGCGGCCTGTTACGCCAGGCCGAGCGGGAGGGCGATCTGCAAGGCGCGTTGGAGTACGCCCGCCAGGCTTACGACATCCGCCCGCAGACGCCTTGGGTGCTGAACAGCCTGTTCGATCTGTCGCTCAAGGCGGGCGAACTGGAGCGGGCGCTGGAGGCCGTTGAAGAATCGCGCAAGCGCAACCTGATCGACCGCGAGACCGCGCGCCGACGCCGTGCGGTGATCCTGACCGAGCTGGCCCGCAAGGCGCAGGCGGAAGGTAAGGCGGCGTTCGCCCGCGACTACGCCAAGGAAGCGCTTGATCTGGCGCCGAGCCTGGTGCCGGCGGCCAAGGTCCGCGCCCAGCTGATGATCGACGAGGACCGTGGTCGCGCCGCTGCCAAGGCGATCGAGAAGGCCTGGACGCACCAACCGCACCCGGATCTGGTTGCGCTCTACCTCAAGGCCCGCCCGGCCAAGACGGAGAAGGAGCGCTACGCCCGCGTCAAGCGCCTGACCGACAAGGCGCCGACCCACCGGGAAAGCGCGTTGGCATTGGGCCGTGCGGCGTTGCGGGCCGAGCAGTGGGCCGATGCCCGCCGTCATCTGGAGGCCGCGGGCGGCGAGCAGCCGAGCGAGGAGGTTTGCCGCGAACTGGCCGAACTGGCCGAGCGGCAGAACGACGACCGCGAGGCGGCGCGCGACTGGCTGCGCAAGGCGACCGAGGCGCCGGCCGATCCGGCGTGGCTGTGCACCACCTGCGGCGCCATGGCGGACGATTGGCAGGCGGTGTGTGGCCATTGCGGCACGTTCGACAGCTTCGCCTGGCAGACCCCGCCACGAGCCGGTGCCGGTCTCGCCGCCGACGAAACCCTGGCCCGCCTGGAAACCGCTGGCGAGGGGCAGCCGGATGTCGAGGATGCCGAGGCGACCGACGTGACCGGCAAGTCAGACGGGCCGCGCCAGGCGGCAAGCTAA
- a CDS encoding LysE family translocator → MLPEFLPSWASLLPFLAATLALNLTPGADMTYTIARSAAQGPAAGYASAWGIAVGSLVHTLAAAAGLAALIQASPLAFIAVKWLGAAYLVYLAINLMLAKPEADAKEVGRSDNWRVFRQAVIVNLLNPKVALFMIAFLPQFVEPERSPVWLQMIVLGSLLNIGGIIVNSTLATIVGLGAKRLHHSPRVQRVMNVVSGTLLGGLAIRLALVQR, encoded by the coding sequence ATGCTCCCAGAATTCCTACCTAGCTGGGCCAGTTTGTTGCCGTTCCTGGCGGCGACCCTGGCCCTCAACCTCACCCCGGGCGCCGACATGACCTATACGATCGCCCGCAGCGCAGCCCAGGGTCCTGCGGCCGGCTACGCCAGTGCGTGGGGAATCGCCGTTGGATCGCTCGTCCACACGCTGGCGGCGGCTGCCGGATTGGCCGCCTTGATCCAGGCGAGTCCGTTGGCGTTCATCGCGGTCAAGTGGCTGGGCGCGGCCTATCTGGTTTACTTGGCAATCAACCTGATGCTGGCCAAGCCCGAAGCCGATGCCAAAGAGGTCGGCCGATCCGATAACTGGCGGGTGTTTCGGCAGGCGGTCATCGTCAACCTTCTCAATCCGAAGGTCGCCTTGTTCATGATCGCGTTCCTGCCGCAATTCGTCGAACCGGAGCGTAGTCCGGTCTGGCTGCAGATGATTGTGCTCGGCAGCCTGCTCAACATCGGCGGGATCATCGTGAATTCGACACTGGCCACGATCGTCGGGCTCGGTGCGAAGCGCCTGCACCATTCCCCGCGCGTCCAGCGCGTGATGAACGTGGTGTCCGGGACGCTGTTGGGCGGGTTGGCCATCCGGTTGGCGCTGGTCCAGCGGTGA
- a CDS encoding PstS family phosphate ABC transporter substrate-binding protein, whose amino-acid sequence MMKKTIALAAAVAAVTALPSGDAAAQARDQIRIVGSSTVYPFATSVVEQFGKETQYPTPVIESTGSGGGLKLFCAGVGAQHPDITNASRRIKPSEVKRCQENGVQKVTEVKIGSDGIVFANSVEGPKVELTTKQVWQALAAEVPQDGELVENPYETWSDIDSSLPDAKIEIYGPPPTSGTRDAFNEMAMLDGCSEFDMLSSMDESKMEEICLTYRSDGAWIEAGENDTLIVQKLTSNSNAFGIFGFSFLDSNRDKIQAAEINGYAPTVANISEDRYPLSRSLWFYVKNAHVGVIPGIEAYVKEFTSDATWGPNGYLVGKGLIPLPDEQREEWANKARNFEPLNPDDIAG is encoded by the coding sequence ATGATGAAGAAGACCATCGCACTCGCCGCGGCCGTGGCGGCGGTGACCGCTCTGCCGAGCGGCGACGCTGCGGCCCAGGCGCGCGATCAGATCCGCATCGTGGGTTCCTCGACCGTCTATCCGTTCGCGACCTCGGTCGTGGAGCAGTTCGGTAAGGAAACCCAGTATCCGACCCCAGTCATCGAATCGACCGGCTCCGGCGGCGGCCTGAAGCTGTTCTGCGCCGGTGTCGGTGCCCAGCACCCGGACATCACGAACGCCAGCCGCCGCATCAAGCCGTCCGAGGTGAAGCGCTGCCAGGAGAACGGCGTTCAGAAGGTCACCGAGGTCAAGATCGGCTCCGACGGCATCGTCTTCGCCAACTCGGTTGAAGGCCCGAAGGTCGAGCTGACCACCAAGCAGGTCTGGCAGGCGCTGGCGGCCGAGGTCCCGCAGGACGGTGAACTGGTCGAGAACCCGTACGAGACCTGGTCCGACATCGACAGCTCCCTGCCGGACGCGAAGATCGAGATCTACGGCCCGCCGCCAACATCCGGCACCCGTGACGCCTTCAACGAGATGGCGATGCTCGACGGCTGCAGCGAGTTCGACATGCTCTCCTCGATGGACGAGTCCAAGATGGAGGAGATCTGCCTGACCTACCGTTCCGACGGTGCCTGGATCGAGGCGGGCGAGAACGACACGCTGATCGTTCAGAAGCTGACCTCGAACAGCAATGCCTTCGGCATCTTCGGCTTCAGCTTCCTGGACTCCAACCGCGACAAGATCCAGGCGGCCGAGATCAACGGCTATGCTCCGACGGTCGCGAACATCTCCGAGGACCGTTATCCGCTGAGCCGGAGCCTGTGGTTCTACGTCAAGAACGCCCACGTCGGCGTCATCCCGGGCATCGAGGCGTACGTGAAGGAGTTCACGAGCGACGCCACCTGGGGTCCGAACGGCTATCTGGTCGGGAAGGGCCTGATCCCGCTGCCGGATGAGCAGCGTGAGGAGTGGGCCAACAAGGCGCGCAACTTCGAGCCGCTGAACCCGGACGACATCGCGGGCTAA
- the pstC gene encoding phosphate ABC transporter permease subunit PstC, translating to MNISVFLLTLVALLAFSYWVGRRRAYTVSGGHPVHLHSLPSYYGGYLALWCGLPGVLLAAGWFLVEPQVAQWAMLQTLDPATKDLPPQRLQLLMTDIQNLAAGYGIFREVTPEIERAAAAYNDVFAFGRSIALVAALSLSVIGLGVGRRFIRTDLRARNKVERVITIVMIVASTIAIMTTIGIVLSLLFEAVRFFGRIPIDNFLFGLTWDPQTAIREDQVAAEGAFGAVPLFTGTLLITAIAMAVAVPVGLFSAIYLSDYAPKRIRGSVKPLLEILAGVPTVVYGFFAALTVAPFIRDTFGGLGLSVSSESALAAGAVMGIMIIPFVSSLSDDVMNAVPQTLRDGAYAMGATQSETIKQVVFPAALPGIVGAILLAISRAIGETMIVVMAAGLAANLTANPFEAVTTVTVQIVTLLTGDQEFDSAKTLAAFALGITLFAVTLALNVVALHIVRKYREKYE from the coding sequence ATGAACATCTCCGTCTTCCTCCTTACCCTGGTGGCCCTCCTGGCGTTCAGCTACTGGGTTGGCCGCCGGCGTGCTTACACCGTCTCGGGCGGGCACCCGGTCCACTTGCACTCCCTGCCGAGCTACTACGGTGGCTATCTGGCGCTGTGGTGCGGCCTGCCGGGGGTACTGCTCGCCGCCGGCTGGTTCCTGGTCGAGCCGCAGGTCGCCCAATGGGCGATGCTGCAGACGCTCGATCCTGCGACCAAGGACCTGCCGCCGCAGCGCCTGCAGCTGTTGATGACCGACATCCAGAACCTTGCCGCCGGCTACGGCATCTTCCGCGAGGTGACGCCGGAGATCGAGCGCGCGGCCGCCGCCTACAACGACGTGTTCGCGTTCGGGCGGTCGATCGCGTTGGTCGCCGCCCTGTCGCTCTCGGTGATCGGGCTTGGCGTCGGCCGGCGGTTCATCCGCACCGATCTGCGCGCTCGGAACAAGGTGGAGCGGGTGATCACGATCGTGATGATCGTGGCGTCGACGATCGCGATCATGACCACGATCGGCATCGTGCTGTCGCTCCTGTTTGAGGCGGTGCGCTTTTTCGGCCGGATCCCGATCGACAACTTCCTGTTCGGCCTGACCTGGGACCCGCAAACCGCGATCCGCGAGGACCAGGTTGCCGCGGAAGGCGCGTTTGGTGCGGTGCCGTTGTTCACCGGCACCTTGCTGATCACCGCGATCGCGATGGCGGTGGCGGTACCGGTCGGACTGTTTTCGGCGATCTACCTGTCGGACTACGCGCCCAAGCGGATCCGCGGCAGCGTCAAGCCGTTGCTGGAGATTCTGGCCGGTGTCCCGACGGTGGTGTACGGCTTCTTCGCCGCTCTGACGGTGGCGCCGTTCATCCGCGATACCTTCGGCGGGCTCGGTCTCTCGGTCTCCAGCGAATCCGCGCTCGCCGCCGGGGCGGTGATGGGCATCATGATCATTCCGTTCGTCTCTTCGCTGTCGGATGACGTCATGAACGCCGTGCCGCAGACGCTGCGCGACGGCGCCTATGCGATGGGCGCCACACAGTCGGAAACGATCAAGCAGGTGGTCTTCCCGGCCGCACTGCCGGGCATCGTCGGGGCCATCCTGCTGGCCATTTCGCGCGCCATCGGCGAGACCATGATCGTGGTGATGGCCGCGGGCTTGGCGGCTAACCTGACCGCCAACCCATTTGAGGCGGTCACCACCGTGACCGTGCAGATCGTCACATTGCTGACCGGCGACCAGGAGTTTGACAGCGCCAAGACCCTGGCGGCCTTTGCGCTCGGCATCACGCTGTTCGCGGTGACGCTGGCGCTCAACGTCGTGGCCCTCCACATCGTTCGGAAGTACCGCGAAAAATATGAGTAG
- the pstA gene encoding phosphate ABC transporter permease PstA, translated as MSSTSNTADLSVRRPDLSAARLRKRYAAERRFRLYGVIAVVTAVGMLAVLLASIVLNGYTAFWQTQMQLTVTPTAEQIGLEGEPTPENLQETNFRPVVYDALFALFPDVTDEQARRELRGFVSGAAARTVRQQVIDNPSLLGTSFDVWVKTDDKIDMLQKGYVDRDLPPDRRLLDPNFIAWHDQLAEQGRVDAFFNTSFFTGSDSREPEQAGILSSTVGSFLTLFVTLLLSFPIAVLAAVYLEEFAPKNKLTDLIEVNINNLAAVPSIVFGLLGLAVIINFFGFPRSSPLVGGIVLSLMTLPTIIISARSALRAVPPSIREAALGVGASRIQTVTHHVLPLSLPGILTGTIIGMAQALGETAPLLMVGMVAFIVEVPTGITDASTVLPVQVFLWSTSPERAFIEKTSAAIMVLLAFLIAMNATAVLLRKKFERRW; from the coding sequence ATGAGTAGCACCTCGAACACCGCCGACCTGTCCGTGCGCCGGCCGGATCTGTCGGCAGCGCGCCTGCGCAAGCGCTACGCCGCCGAACGCCGTTTCCGTCTCTACGGGGTGATCGCCGTGGTGACGGCGGTCGGCATGCTGGCCGTGCTGCTGGCCAGTATCGTGCTCAACGGCTACACGGCCTTCTGGCAGACCCAGATGCAGCTGACCGTGACGCCGACGGCCGAGCAGATCGGCCTGGAAGGCGAGCCGACGCCGGAGAACCTGCAGGAAACCAACTTCAGGCCTGTCGTCTACGATGCGTTGTTCGCCCTTTTCCCGGATGTAACCGACGAACAGGCGCGGCGCGAGCTGCGCGGCTTCGTCTCCGGCGCGGCGGCGCGCACCGTGCGTCAGCAGGTGATCGACAATCCCAGCCTGCTCGGCACCTCGTTCGATGTCTGGGTCAAGACCGACGACAAGATCGACATGCTGCAGAAAGGTTATGTCGATCGCGATCTGCCGCCCGACCGCCGTCTGCTCGACCCCAACTTCATCGCTTGGCACGACCAATTGGCCGAACAGGGCCGGGTGGATGCCTTCTTTAACACCAGTTTCTTCACCGGCTCCGACAGCCGCGAGCCGGAACAGGCGGGCATCCTGTCCTCGACCGTGGGCTCGTTCCTGACGCTGTTCGTCACCCTGCTGCTGTCCTTCCCGATCGCGGTGCTGGCGGCGGTCTACCTCGAGGAGTTCGCGCCGAAGAACAAGCTGACCGACCTGATCGAGGTGAACATCAACAACCTCGCGGCGGTGCCTTCGATCGTGTTCGGTCTGCTTGGCTTGGCGGTGATCATCAACTTCTTCGGCTTCCCGCGCTCCAGCCCGCTGGTCGGCGGTATCGTGCTGTCGCTGATGACGCTCCCGACGATCATCATTTCCGCGCGCTCGGCGCTGCGCGCGGTCCCGCCCTCGATCCGGGAGGCGGCGCTCGGCGTCGGCGCCTCGCGCATTCAGACGGTGACCCACCATGTGCTGCCGCTGTCGCTGCCGGGCATCCTGACCGGGACGATCATCGGCATGGCCCAGGCGCTGGGCGAGACCGCCCCCTTGCTGATGGTCGGCATGGTCGCCTTCATCGTCGAGGTGCCCACGGGCATCACCGACGCGTCGACCGTGCTGCCGGTGCAGGTCTTCCTCTGGTCGACCAGCCCGGAGCGCGCCTTCATCGAAAAGACCTCCGCGGCGATCATGGTGCTGCTCGCCTTCCTGATCGCGA